In Macadamia integrifolia cultivar HAES 741 chromosome 5, SCU_Mint_v3, whole genome shotgun sequence, a single window of DNA contains:
- the LOC122079945 gene encoding protein MIZU-KUSSEI 1-like codes for MKTIMAKTPHDSSFSFSFSRRHFHWRRKVEDEDGEEEILTINSTSHRYSDEDKEGGDPKVSVPTPAPAPAPAPAPAVATSASSTRKKQMPVVAVARFRSVLNAFGKNRSRFSSGLGSRVVGTLFGYRRGHVHFAFQEDPKSQPAFLIELATPTSGLVREMASGLVRIALECDKKVEEKKGGVKLLEEALWRTYCNGKKCGSAVRRECGAEDWKVLKSVEPISMGAGVLPGNGASGSEGELMYMRAKFERVVGSRDSEAFYMMNPDGTGGPELSIYLLRV; via the coding sequence ATGAAGACAATCATGGCTAAGACCCCTCATgactcctccttctccttctctttctccagGAGACACTTCCACTGGAGAAGgaaggttgaagatgaagatggtgAAGAAGAAATTTTAACCATCAACTCCACCTCCCATCGTTACTCTGACGAGGACAAAGAAGGAGGAGACCCAAAGGTCTCAGTACCTACACCAGCACCGGCACCGGCACCGGCACCGGCACCGGCAGTTGCGACTTCAGCATCATCAACAAGGAAGAAACAGATGCCGGTAGTGGCAGTTGCGAGGTTCCGTTCAGTCCTCAACGCCTTCGGCAAGAACAGGTCGCGGTTTTCATCTGGGCTGGGCAGTCGAGTTGTGGGTACCCTCTTCGGCTACCGAAGGGGTCATGTACATTTCGCATTCCAAGAGGATCCAAAGTCACAACCGGCATTCTTGATCGAACTCGCAACTCCAACTAGCGGTTTAGTTCGGGAAATGGCATCTGGGCTGGTTAGGATTGCTTTAGAGTGTGATAAGAAGGTGGAGGAGAAGAAAGGTGGGGTGAAGCTACTGGAAGAAGCTTTGTGGAGGACTTACTGTAATGGGAAGAAGTGTGGATCTGCTGTGAGGCGTGAATGCGGAGCAGAGGATTGGAAGGTTTTGAAATCTGTGGAACCCATTTCAATGGGTGCTGGTGTGTTGCCTGGGAATGGGGCTTCTGGGTCTGAAGGTGAATTGATGTACATGAGAGCTAAGTTTGAGAGAGTTGTTGGGTCTAGAGACTCTGAGGCTTTCTACATGATGAACCCAGATGGAACTGGAGGTCCTGAGCTCAGTATCTACTTGCTTAGAGTCTAA